From the genome of Streptomyces sp. NBC_01341, one region includes:
- the glmU gene encoding bifunctional UDP-N-acetylglucosamine diphosphorylase/glucosamine-1-phosphate N-acetyltransferase GlmU, which produces MSANSLAVVVLAAGEGTRMKSKTPKVLHEISGRSLVGHVVAAAGRLNPEHLVVVVGHGGEQVTAHLSAGGTPVRTAHQAEQNGTGHAVRMGLEELGGTVDGTVIVLCGDTPLLSGETLSVLAATHAADANAVTVLTAEVPDSTGYGRIIRDAATGAVTEIVEHKDATDAQRAIREINSGVFAFDGRLLTEALGKVRTDNSQGEEYLTDVLSILREAGHRVGASVTGDHREILGINNRLQLAEARRLLNERLLERAMLAGVTVVEPASTLIDATVTYERDAIVHPGTQLLGTTHLAEDAEVGPNSRLKDTVVHAGARVDNTVADGAEVGPGATVGPFAYLRPGTRMGANSKAGTYVEMKNATIGEGTKVPHLSYVGDATIGDHTNIGAASVFVNYDGVAKHHTTIGSHCRTGSDNMFVAPVTVGDGVYTAAGSVITKDVPSGSLAVARGQQRNIEGWVARKRPGSAAARAAQAAVSESDGES; this is translated from the coding sequence GTGAGCGCCAACAGCCTGGCCGTCGTCGTCCTCGCAGCGGGTGAGGGAACCCGCATGAAGTCGAAGACCCCCAAGGTCCTGCACGAGATCTCCGGACGCTCCCTCGTCGGACACGTCGTGGCCGCCGCCGGCCGCCTGAACCCCGAACACCTCGTCGTGGTCGTCGGCCATGGCGGCGAGCAGGTCACCGCGCACCTCTCCGCAGGCGGGACCCCGGTGCGCACCGCCCACCAGGCCGAGCAGAACGGCACCGGCCACGCGGTCCGCATGGGGCTCGAAGAACTCGGCGGCACCGTCGACGGCACCGTGATCGTCCTGTGCGGGGACACCCCGCTGCTCTCGGGCGAGACGCTGTCCGTGCTGGCCGCCACGCATGCCGCCGACGCCAACGCGGTCACCGTGCTGACCGCCGAGGTCCCGGACTCGACCGGTTACGGCCGGATCATCCGCGACGCGGCGACCGGGGCGGTCACGGAGATCGTCGAGCACAAGGACGCGACCGACGCGCAGCGTGCGATCCGGGAGATCAACTCCGGGGTCTTCGCGTTCGACGGCCGTCTGCTGACCGAGGCGCTGGGCAAGGTGCGCACGGACAACAGCCAGGGCGAGGAGTACCTCACCGATGTGCTGTCGATCCTGCGGGAGGCGGGTCATCGGGTGGGGGCCTCGGTCACGGGTGACCACCGGGAGATCCTGGGCATCAACAACCGGCTCCAGCTGGCCGAGGCGCGGCGGCTGCTCAACGAGCGCCTGCTGGAGCGCGCGATGCTGGCGGGTGTGACGGTCGTGGAGCCGGCGTCGACGCTGATCGACGCGACGGTGACGTACGAGCGGGATGCGATCGTGCATCCGGGTACGCAGCTGCTGGGGACGACGCACCTGGCGGAGGATGCCGAGGTGGGTCCGAACTCGCGGCTGAAGGACACGGTCGTGCACGCGGGCGCGCGGGTGGACAACACGGTGGCGGACGGGGCCGAGGTGGGTCCGGGTGCGACGGTGGGTCCGTTCGCGTATCTGCGGCCGGGTACGCGCATGGGTGCGAACTCCAAGGCGGGTACGTACGTCGAGATGAAGAACGCGACGATCGGTGAGGGCACGAAGGTGCCGCACCTGAGTTACGTCGGTGACGCGACGATCGGTGACCACACCAACATCGGTGCGGCGAGCGTGTTCGTGAACTACGACGGGGTGGCGAAGCACCACACCACGATCGGGTCCCACTGCCGGACCGGGTCGGACAATATGTTTGTGGCGCCCGTCACGGTCGGGGACGGCGTTTACACGGCGGCGGGTTCGGTCATCACCAAGGACGTGCCGTCCGGCTCGCTGGCCGTCGCCCGGGGCCAGCAGCGGAATATCGAGGGCTGGGTCGCCCGGAAGCGTCCCGGGAGCGCGGCGGCCAGGGCGGCTCAGGCGGCAGTGTCGGAGTCCGACGGCGAAAGCTGA
- a CDS encoding sodium/solute symporter: MSLTAFIAVASVTLLLCVMTGPDRDDLDEYYTGYRSLGPLRNGLAVAGDYLSAATVLGTTGVIALTGHDGLVLALSTALSLVLLMFLLAEPLRNAGRFTMGDMLTRRAPGRAARIASCTVTLTALLPLMVVQLAGSGNLLSFILGFDSSGFRTGSIITLGVVMTGYAAIGGMKGTALIQIVKTVVLLGAGLLVSLLVLDRFDWDTGALLRAAETGSGAGTAYLHAGLQFGGNELDMISSELTVVLGAACLPHITMRMTGVRDARAVRRSMSWAVGVVVGLCLLLTVIGVGAAALVGHDRITAAGAQGNSAILQVSGAVAGGGEVGALVVTTMTTAIFLTLLASVAGMILACANSLAHDLFHHGLRARTPMDTRTELVTARGSAVVVGTLAVTLAVLARHWNVQALVTLSFCIGASAIAPALVYSMFWRRYTRTGLLWTLLGGTACVLVLITGTDLVSGSPGSVFPHGDFNWFPLTTTGLVSIPFGFLAGWLGSVRGRNDDNAAQRRRYEAVEPWILAGAPPAGRR, encoded by the coding sequence ATGTCCCTGACCGCGTTCATCGCCGTCGCCAGCGTCACCCTGCTGCTCTGCGTCATGACCGGGCCCGACCGCGACGACCTCGACGAGTACTACACCGGCTACCGCTCGCTCGGCCCCCTGCGCAACGGCCTCGCCGTCGCCGGCGACTACCTCTCCGCCGCCACGGTCCTCGGCACCACCGGAGTCATCGCCCTCACCGGCCACGACGGCCTCGTCCTCGCCCTCAGCACGGCGCTCTCCCTCGTCCTGCTGATGTTCTTGCTGGCCGAACCCCTGCGCAACGCGGGCCGGTTCACCATGGGGGACATGCTCACCCGCCGGGCCCCCGGCCGGGCCGCCCGCATCGCCTCCTGCACGGTCACCCTCACCGCCCTGCTGCCGCTGATGGTCGTCCAGCTCGCCGGAAGCGGGAACCTGCTCTCCTTCATCCTCGGCTTCGACAGCTCCGGATTCCGCACCGGATCCATCATCACCCTCGGCGTCGTCATGACCGGCTACGCGGCCATCGGCGGGATGAAGGGCACCGCCCTCATCCAGATCGTCAAGACCGTCGTCCTGCTCGGCGCCGGGCTCCTCGTCTCCCTCCTCGTCCTCGACCGCTTCGACTGGGACACCGGCGCACTCCTGCGCGCCGCGGAGACCGGCAGCGGCGCGGGCACCGCCTATCTGCACGCGGGACTGCAGTTCGGCGGCAACGAGCTCGACATGATCAGCTCCGAACTGACCGTCGTCCTCGGCGCCGCCTGCCTGCCGCACATCACCATGCGGATGACCGGGGTCCGCGACGCCCGCGCCGTCCGCCGCTCCATGTCCTGGGCGGTCGGCGTCGTCGTGGGCCTCTGCCTGCTGCTCACCGTCATCGGCGTCGGCGCCGCCGCCCTCGTCGGCCACGACCGCATCACCGCCGCGGGCGCCCAGGGAAACAGCGCGATCCTCCAGGTGTCGGGAGCCGTCGCGGGCGGCGGCGAGGTCGGCGCGCTCGTCGTCACGACCATGACCACGGCCATCTTCCTCACCCTGCTGGCCTCCGTCGCCGGAATGATCCTGGCCTGCGCCAACTCCCTCGCCCACGACCTGTTCCACCACGGACTGCGCGCCCGCACCCCCATGGACACCCGCACCGAACTGGTCACCGCACGGGGCTCGGCCGTCGTCGTCGGCACCCTCGCCGTCACCCTCGCCGTCCTCGCCCGCCACTGGAACGTCCAGGCCCTGGTGACCCTCTCCTTCTGCATCGGCGCGTCCGCCATCGCCCCGGCCCTCGTCTACAGCATGTTCTGGCGCCGCTACACCCGCACCGGCCTGCTCTGGACCCTCCTCGGCGGCACCGCGTGCGTCCTCGTCCTCATCACCGGCACCGACCTGGTCTCCGGGTCCCCCGGATCCGTGTTCCCCCACGGCGACTTCAACTGGTTCCCGCTGACCACGACCGGCCTGGTCTCCATCCCCTTCGGCTTCCTCGCCGGCTGGCTCGGCAGCGTACGGGGCCGCAACGACGACAACGCCGCACAGCGCCGCCGGTACGAAGCGGTCGAGCCCTGGATCCTGGCCGGAGCCCCGCCCGCCGGGCGCCGGTGA
- a CDS encoding YwqJ-related putative deaminase: MHTAQPVTSGDPRLSWSTTEPSRAPRLQHRRDGILPAVAAALSVRGETLTCTAGKGDQPPALHALVQDFLDTLTSNQRERFTGRCPEAILLSRQLNAADENRSKRAQRKPLTNGEARRALKHARLTARHIREDGDPLHGSYAPPCRSCTAMLAHFGVRPVDLAGTGTATTAEKG; encoded by the coding sequence ATGCACACAGCACAACCAGTCACATCCGGAGATCCGCGACTCAGTTGGAGCACCACCGAGCCCAGCCGCGCACCCCGACTCCAGCACCGCCGCGACGGCATCCTGCCCGCGGTGGCCGCAGCCCTGTCCGTACGCGGAGAGACCCTCACCTGCACCGCGGGCAAGGGCGACCAGCCACCGGCCCTCCACGCACTCGTACAGGACTTCCTCGACACCCTCACCAGCAACCAGCGCGAACGCTTCACCGGACGCTGCCCCGAAGCCATACTCCTGTCACGGCAACTCAACGCCGCCGACGAGAACCGCTCCAAAAGAGCCCAACGCAAACCCCTCACCAACGGCGAAGCCCGCCGCGCACTCAAACACGCCCGGCTCACCGCCCGCCACATCCGCGAGGACGGCGACCCCCTCCACGGCAGCTACGCACCCCCCTGCCGCTCCTGCACGGCGATGCTCGCCCACTTCGGTGTGCGCCCCGTCGACCTCGCCGGCACGGGCACGGCGACCACGGCCGAGAAGGGCTGA
- a CDS encoding SUKH-4 family immunity protein has translation MVTFAQAQERADEWVNGDVPAYQHREVRVREFELGFVVWAEDRAEGPVSDGGRQRLVIARDSGEATLWPGLPVGEVIRRYEEEYGVSAGARDVPEPPQRIDLNQTSFLLSPPEWLQEAADKLGIPDRRAGAEESSPAAPAAADPSAPSAVPGPGTAGAAGSGAAWPAAVGEEDHEPTASDGVPAGGTPWAGTDTNAHAGGAGVPLPATVFAPPLSGSDDDGAPPPVVSAEAPTALMSGGSGLPATAVVPGLDPQAPPPGPAGPGAPAAPAVPPPGAGDIADAATSKAVVPPRGARGAGPTTPPPPGAPGTPGVRPGAVPPPGPGAPGGPAGGYVPTQLVSQLGPPGATPPPGAPQPPAPPGPPGSTPPAGGGVHHAATMFADAGTGGPNAPRPPGPPGPPGAPQPGVTPPGPPGPPPGSTPPPGGGVHHAATMLAGPGGPQPPGPPGPPGPPGPPGPPGMAGPPGVPGPHTPPPPGAYGYPQQPPGRPTVGPGYQAVLRFRAADGSEQQLIRRSEPGTPHPEWRMLHELRGMNVPPQQVIELHTELESCELPGGYCARMIRETWPQVRITSVAPYGTDHASRQQGMQHLLTHQGELHQVADGPARPAPVRAPLPQVPPAAALPPEALAEELHGAFGPGVLRFDQRAVSRQGVPEVVARTLVWAGLPADFGPFFWAQPGHPVVPTLAELAAQRQVPVASDAGSYLVMGSDFGRAICVQYGTANIVAVPVEAGPGGQPVPPQFVNTGLPEFVRSMALLGRMWRLRFGLNPEQAGRWTVDFQAQLVALDPAALASPENWWSVLLEQMWDGLL, from the coding sequence GTGGTGACGTTCGCGCAGGCGCAGGAGCGTGCGGATGAGTGGGTCAACGGTGATGTGCCCGCGTATCAGCACCGTGAGGTCCGGGTCCGTGAGTTCGAGCTGGGTTTCGTGGTGTGGGCCGAGGACCGGGCCGAGGGTCCGGTGTCGGACGGGGGCCGTCAGCGGCTGGTGATCGCCCGGGACAGTGGTGAGGCGACGCTGTGGCCGGGTCTGCCGGTGGGCGAGGTGATACGGCGGTACGAGGAGGAGTACGGGGTCTCGGCCGGGGCGCGGGATGTTCCGGAGCCGCCGCAGCGCATCGATCTGAATCAGACGTCGTTCCTGCTGAGTCCGCCCGAGTGGCTTCAGGAGGCGGCGGACAAGCTGGGGATTCCGGACCGGCGGGCGGGTGCGGAGGAGTCTTCGCCGGCTGCTCCCGCTGCCGCCGATCCTTCCGCTCCTTCCGCGGTCCCTGGGCCCGGAACTGCGGGTGCCGCGGGGAGCGGGGCCGCGTGGCCTGCTGCCGTTGGTGAGGAGGACCACGAGCCGACGGCTTCGGACGGTGTGCCGGCCGGGGGTACTCCGTGGGCGGGTACGGACACGAACGCGCATGCCGGCGGGGCCGGTGTGCCGTTGCCCGCGACGGTGTTCGCGCCGCCGCTGTCGGGTTCGGACGACGACGGGGCCCCGCCTCCGGTCGTCTCCGCGGAGGCGCCGACGGCGCTGATGTCCGGTGGCAGCGGGCTGCCGGCGACCGCTGTGGTCCCGGGGCTGGATCCGCAGGCTCCGCCGCCGGGGCCGGCCGGGCCCGGTGCTCCCGCGGCTCCGGCTGTTCCGCCGCCGGGCGCGGGGGACATCGCGGACGCCGCGACGAGCAAGGCCGTGGTACCTCCGAGGGGCGCGCGGGGTGCGGGGCCGACGACTCCGCCGCCCCCCGGGGCGCCGGGCACGCCCGGGGTGCGGCCGGGTGCCGTTCCGCCGCCGGGGCCGGGTGCGCCGGGTGGGCCTGCGGGCGGTTACGTACCGACGCAGTTGGTCTCGCAGCTCGGTCCGCCCGGTGCGACGCCGCCTCCGGGTGCGCCGCAGCCGCCTGCTCCTCCGGGGCCTCCCGGTTCCACGCCGCCCGCGGGTGGTGGGGTGCACCATGCCGCGACGATGTTCGCCGACGCGGGCACCGGTGGCCCGAACGCGCCGCGTCCGCCGGGGCCTCCCGGCCCGCCCGGTGCTCCGCAGCCGGGCGTCACGCCTCCGGGGCCTCCCGGGCCGCCTCCGGGTTCCACGCCGCCTCCGGGTGGCGGGGTGCACCATGCCGCGACGATGCTGGCGGGCCCGGGCGGGCCGCAGCCTCCCGGTCCTCCGGGTCCTCCGGGTCCTCCCGGTCCTCCCGGTCCTCCCGGGATGGCGGGTCCTCCGGGTGTGCCGGGTCCGCACACCCCGCCGCCGCCCGGGGCGTACGGCTATCCGCAGCAGCCGCCGGGCCGGCCGACGGTCGGCCCGGGCTACCAGGCCGTTCTGAGGTTCCGCGCGGCGGACGGCAGCGAGCAGCAGCTGATCCGGCGTTCGGAGCCGGGCACCCCGCATCCGGAGTGGCGGATGCTGCACGAGCTGCGGGGGATGAACGTGCCGCCGCAGCAGGTCATCGAGCTGCACACGGAGCTGGAGTCGTGTGAGCTGCCGGGTGGTTACTGCGCGCGGATGATCCGTGAGACGTGGCCGCAGGTGCGGATCACGAGTGTGGCTCCCTACGGCACCGATCATGCGAGCCGGCAGCAGGGGATGCAGCATCTGCTGACGCATCAGGGTGAGTTGCACCAGGTGGCGGACGGGCCCGCGCGGCCTGCTCCGGTGCGGGCGCCGCTGCCGCAGGTGCCGCCGGCCGCGGCGTTGCCGCCGGAGGCGCTGGCGGAGGAGCTGCACGGGGCGTTCGGGCCGGGTGTGCTCCGGTTCGACCAGCGTGCGGTGTCCCGTCAGGGGGTGCCGGAGGTCGTGGCGCGGACGCTGGTCTGGGCGGGGCTGCCCGCCGACTTCGGGCCGTTCTTCTGGGCGCAGCCGGGGCATCCGGTGGTGCCGACGCTGGCGGAGCTCGCGGCGCAGCGGCAGGTGCCGGTGGCGTCGGACGCGGGTTCGTATCTGGTGATGGGTTCGGACTTCGGCCGGGCGATCTGTGTGCAGTACGGGACGGCGAACATCGTGGCCGTTCCGGTGGAGGCGGGCCCGGGGGGTCAGCCGGTGCCGCCGCAGTTCGTGAACACGGGGCTGCCGGAGTTCGTGCGGTCGATGGCGTTGCTGGGGCGGATGTGGCGGCTGCGGTTCGGCTTGAATCCGGAGCAGGCGGGCCGCTGGACGGTCGATTTCCAGGCGCAGTTGGTGGCGCTGGATCCGGCGGCGCTGGCGTCGCCGGAGAACTGGTGGTCGGTTCTGCTGGAGCAGATGTGGGACGGCCTGCTGTGA
- a CDS encoding SMI1/KNR4 family protein, which translates to MTTGRLGQQAAPPNAAYAGQVVHFPDPVRASRHPRGVRVDGDGYPVLSPYARAAAEIADPPPGFGVDELRLTDYVSANAASAASGHELWETIPAVATPHGWTWHHVAGGRRMELVPIEVKALLRHHGGLATASVDQDRRGTRPLQETRPAHFRLPKGSVAVGEQQILGVEEDLGYRLPGAYRSFLKAAGGSAPVGVALDAELGLLVDQPFFTVREEAAVNDLVYVNKCLRDHFTKEFLGVGFVQGGILALKVRGTGVGSVWFCPYDDARDQDGWGVQERVDRLLLPCGEDFDAFLQRLAGSPPELETVANLMVDGGFARAVPVEG; encoded by the coding sequence ATGACGACAGGTCGGCTCGGGCAGCAAGCCGCGCCACCGAACGCGGCTTATGCGGGGCAGGTCGTTCATTTCCCGGATCCTGTCCGGGCGTCCCGTCACCCGAGGGGTGTCCGTGTGGACGGGGACGGCTATCCGGTGCTTTCGCCGTATGCGCGTGCGGCCGCGGAGATCGCGGATCCGCCTCCGGGGTTCGGGGTCGACGAGCTGCGGCTGACGGATTACGTGTCGGCGAACGCGGCGTCGGCGGCGAGCGGTCACGAGTTGTGGGAGACCATTCCGGCGGTGGCGACGCCGCACGGCTGGACGTGGCATCACGTGGCGGGTGGCCGGCGGATGGAGCTGGTGCCGATCGAGGTGAAGGCGCTGCTGCGTCATCACGGCGGTCTGGCGACGGCTTCCGTGGACCAGGACCGTCGGGGTACGCGGCCGCTGCAGGAGACGCGGCCCGCTCATTTCCGGCTTCCCAAGGGGTCGGTGGCGGTGGGCGAGCAGCAGATCCTGGGGGTCGAGGAGGATCTGGGCTACCGGCTTCCCGGTGCGTACCGGTCGTTCCTGAAGGCGGCCGGCGGGTCGGCCCCGGTGGGCGTGGCGCTGGACGCGGAGCTGGGTCTTCTGGTGGACCAGCCGTTCTTCACGGTGCGCGAGGAGGCGGCCGTGAACGACCTGGTGTACGTGAACAAGTGTCTGCGGGACCACTTCACGAAGGAATTCCTGGGTGTGGGTTTCGTCCAGGGCGGCATTCTGGCTTTGAAGGTGCGTGGCACCGGGGTGGGGTCCGTGTGGTTCTGCCCGTACGACGATGCGCGGGATCAGGACGGCTGGGGTGTGCAGGAGCGGGTGGACCGGCTTCTGCTGCCGTGCGGTGAGGACTTCGATGCCTTCCTCCAGCGTCTCGCGGGCAGTCCGCCGGAGTTGGAGACGGTGGCGAACCTGATGGTGGACGGCGGCTTCGCGCGGGCCGTCCCGGTGGAGGGGTGA
- a CDS encoding sensor histidine kinase: MTVTGADLGAAGPTTRGYWWWGRRRSVALDVGLALVSALECALEGVSFAGDTGLPVPFGVLFGLLAGSVLVLRRRWPIAVVLVSIATTPAEMGFLMAIVGLYTLAASDVPRRITVVLTGMTLVGTFIVSYVRLRQTVDADADFGPGVWYVPVVSLFMSLGLTAPAVLFGLYIGARRRLMESLRERADSLERELSLLADRAEERAEWARTEERTRIAREMHDVVAHRVSLMVVHAAALQAVAPKDPAKAVRNAALVGDMGRQALTELREMLGVLRSGDALVAPPVGIVPLASVGRAAAAAAAAVVEEGPRLCEVEALVAQSREAGMTVELSVEGELRPYAPEVEQTAYRVVQEALTNVHKHAAGSRAWVRLAHRGAEVAMQVENGPSDGAAADAGLPSGGNGLVGMRERVLGLGGVFVSGPTDAGGFRVSAVLPDAGVA, translated from the coding sequence ATGACCGTAACGGGGGCAGACCTGGGAGCGGCGGGCCCGACCACCCGCGGCTACTGGTGGTGGGGGCGGCGGCGGAGCGTCGCCCTGGACGTGGGACTCGCGCTGGTCTCGGCGCTGGAGTGCGCGCTGGAGGGGGTGTCGTTCGCCGGGGACACCGGGCTGCCGGTGCCGTTCGGGGTGTTGTTCGGCCTGCTGGCCGGGTCGGTGCTCGTGCTGCGCAGGCGGTGGCCGATCGCGGTGGTGCTGGTGTCGATCGCGACGACGCCCGCCGAGATGGGCTTCCTGATGGCGATCGTCGGCCTCTACACGCTGGCGGCCTCCGACGTGCCGCGCAGGATCACCGTCGTGCTGACGGGGATGACGCTGGTCGGCACCTTCATCGTGTCGTACGTGCGACTGCGGCAGACGGTGGACGCCGACGCGGACTTCGGGCCGGGGGTCTGGTACGTCCCGGTCGTGTCCCTCTTCATGTCGCTGGGGCTGACGGCGCCGGCGGTGCTCTTCGGTCTGTACATCGGGGCCAGGCGCAGGCTGATGGAGAGCTTGCGGGAGCGCGCGGACTCGTTGGAGCGGGAACTGTCGCTGCTGGCGGACCGGGCCGAGGAGCGGGCGGAGTGGGCGCGTACGGAGGAGCGGACGCGGATCGCCCGCGAGATGCATGACGTCGTGGCCCACCGGGTGAGCCTGATGGTGGTGCACGCGGCGGCGTTGCAGGCGGTGGCTCCGAAGGATCCGGCGAAGGCGGTGCGGAACGCGGCGCTGGTCGGTGACATGGGCCGGCAGGCGCTGACCGAGTTGCGGGAGATGCTCGGGGTGCTGCGGAGCGGTGACGCGCTGGTCGCGCCGCCGGTGGGAATCGTGCCGCTGGCTTCCGTCGGGCGGGCGGCGGCGGCTGCCGCGGCTGCGGTGGTGGAGGAGGGGCCGCGGCTGTGCGAGGTGGAGGCGCTGGTGGCGCAGTCCCGTGAGGCGGGGATGACGGTGGAGCTGTCGGTGGAGGGGGAGTTGCGTCCGTATGCGCCGGAGGTGGAGCAGACGGCGTACCGGGTGGTGCAGGAGGCGCTGACGAACGTGCACAAGCATGCGGCGGGGTCGAGGGCGTGGGTGCGGCTCGCGCATCGGGGTGCGGAGGTGGCGATGCAGGTGGAGAACGGTCCGTCGGACGGGGCGGCGGCGGATGCGGGGCTGCCGAGCGGGGGCAACGGTCTGGTGGGGATGCGGGAGCGTGTGCTCGGGCTGGGGGGTGTGTTCGTGTCGGGGCCGACGGATGCGGGTGGTTTCCGGGTGTCGGCGGTGCTGCCGGACGCCGGCGTGGCGTGA
- a CDS encoding SUKH-3 domain-containing protein, with product MHDRTGLPAQQHHTPATRFSLNVDTALRNAGWAPGRWDIRQAEEWADALRSHASPAGHQHAVFPAAVEAWAEFGGLRITAIAPGRQIATTAVAIDPLNGLHLARTLSDLGRALQTEVAPLGEEGDGQAVLAIDSEGRVYSIDHTGDWYLGSDIDRALEALMTGAQPTRLTSG from the coding sequence ATGCACGACCGCACAGGACTGCCCGCCCAACAGCACCACACCCCCGCCACCCGCTTCTCACTCAACGTCGACACAGCACTCCGCAACGCAGGATGGGCACCCGGACGCTGGGACATCCGGCAGGCCGAGGAATGGGCCGACGCCCTCCGCTCCCACGCCTCCCCCGCAGGCCACCAACACGCCGTCTTCCCCGCAGCCGTCGAAGCCTGGGCAGAATTCGGCGGCCTCCGCATCACCGCGATCGCCCCCGGCCGGCAGATCGCCACCACCGCCGTGGCCATCGACCCGCTCAACGGACTCCACCTCGCCCGCACCCTCAGCGACCTCGGCCGCGCACTGCAGACCGAAGTCGCACCCCTCGGCGAAGAAGGCGACGGCCAGGCCGTCCTCGCCATCGACAGCGAAGGACGCGTCTACTCCATCGACCACACCGGCGACTGGTACCTCGGCTCCGACATCGACCGGGCCCTGGAAGCCCTCATGACCGGCGCACAGCCCACCCGCCTCACCTCCGGCTGA
- a CDS encoding ribose-phosphate diphosphokinase, whose protein sequence is MTGIKTTGEKKLMLFSGRAHPELAEEVAHQLGVGLVPTKAFDFANGEIYVRFQESARGADCFLIQSHTAPINKWIMEQLIMLDALKRASARSVTVIVPFYGYARQDKKHRGREPISARMVADLMKTAGADRILTVDLHTDQIQGFFDGPVDHLFALPILADYVGAKVDRSKLTIVSPDAGRVRVADRWCDRLDAPLAIVHKRRDKDVPNQVSVHEVVGNVEGRVCVLVDDMIDTGGTICAAADALFAHGAEDVIVTATHGVLSGPAADRLKNSKVSEFVFTDTLPTPGELEIDKITVLSIAPTIARAVREVFEDGSVTSLFEENE, encoded by the coding sequence GTGACCGGGATCAAGACGACCGGCGAGAAGAAGCTGATGCTCTTCTCCGGCCGCGCCCACCCCGAGCTGGCCGAGGAGGTCGCACATCAACTGGGTGTCGGTCTCGTGCCGACGAAGGCCTTCGATTTCGCCAACGGTGAGATCTACGTGCGTTTCCAGGAGTCGGCCCGTGGTGCCGACTGCTTCCTGATCCAGAGCCACACGGCTCCGATCAACAAGTGGATCATGGAGCAGCTGATCATGCTGGACGCGCTGAAGCGTGCGTCCGCCCGGTCGGTGACGGTGATCGTGCCGTTCTACGGGTATGCCCGTCAGGACAAGAAGCACCGGGGCCGTGAGCCGATCTCGGCGCGCATGGTCGCGGACCTGATGAAGACGGCGGGTGCGGACCGTATCCTCACCGTCGATCTGCACACGGACCAGATCCAGGGCTTCTTCGACGGTCCGGTGGACCACCTGTTCGCGCTGCCGATCCTGGCGGACTACGTGGGTGCGAAGGTGGACCGGTCGAAGCTGACGATCGTGTCGCCGGACGCCGGACGTGTGCGGGTCGCGGACCGCTGGTGCGACCGGCTGGACGCGCCGCTGGCGATCGTGCACAAGCGCCGCGACAAGGACGTGCCGAACCAGGTAAGCGTCCACGAGGTCGTGGGCAACGTCGAAGGCCGGGTGTGTGTGCTGGTCGACGACATGATCGACACCGGTGGCACGATCTGCGCGGCGGCCGACGCGCTGTTCGCGCACGGTGCGGAGGACGTCATAGTGACGGCGACGCACGGTGTGCTGTCGGGGCCCGCCGCGGACCGTCTGAAGAACTCGAAGGTCAGCGAGTTCGTGTTCACCGACACGCTGCCGACGCCGGGTGAGCTGGAGATCGACAAGATCACTGTGCTGTCGATCGCGCCGACGATCGCGCGTGCGGTGCGTGAGGTGTTCGAGGACGGTTCGGTGACGAGCCTCTTCGAGGAGAACGAGTGA
- a CDS encoding cellulose-binding protein produces MSGGPVSAHGFVGVRGRGYSPEQVDRAVASLSAERDAALDRISRLTGLAEELAAESARLAEVVAALAPQTYVSLGERAQRILALAEAEAEAARGAALEEAQALRDAADEAGRVAREAARERSAELRAAADAGAEEELATARGRAESLVEEARREAGEVRGTADAEMAETRRRTAGVLAHQEQEHAERGKAADAETAAAEAAAAEREAELAARGEALLALGRRRSAEAEEEARHRQEDAEARAAELLSEARAAEERVGRETDRVLREHLESREELQAHMTHVRNSLAALTGRVTAGPAGD; encoded by the coding sequence ATGAGTGGTGGACCGGTGTCCGCGCACGGTTTTGTCGGCGTACGGGGGCGTGGCTACAGCCCTGAGCAGGTGGACCGGGCGGTGGCCTCGCTGTCGGCGGAGCGGGACGCGGCCCTGGACCGGATCTCGCGGCTGACCGGACTGGCGGAGGAGCTGGCCGCCGAGTCGGCGCGGCTGGCCGAGGTGGTGGCCGCGCTGGCCCCGCAGACGTACGTGTCGCTGGGGGAGCGGGCGCAGCGGATCCTGGCCCTGGCGGAGGCCGAGGCGGAGGCGGCCCGGGGTGCGGCGCTGGAGGAGGCGCAGGCGCTGCGGGACGCGGCGGACGAGGCGGGCCGGGTGGCCCGTGAGGCGGCGCGGGAACGTTCCGCTGAGCTGCGGGCGGCGGCGGACGCCGGCGCGGAGGAGGAGCTGGCCACGGCGCGGGGCCGCGCCGAGTCGCTGGTGGAGGAGGCGCGCCGGGAGGCCGGTGAGGTGCGCGGGACGGCGGACGCGGAGATGGCGGAGACGCGTCGCCGCACGGCCGGTGTGCTGGCGCACCAGGAGCAGGAGCACGCCGAGCGGGGCAAGGCGGCGGACGCGGAGACGGCCGCCGCGGAGGCCGCGGCGGCGGAGCGTGAGGCCGAGCTAGCGGCTCGCGGGGAGGCGCTGCTCGCGCTGGGGCGGAGGCGGTCGGCGGAGGCGGAGGAGGAGGCCCGGCACCGCCAGGAGGACGCGGAGGCGCGGGCCGCGGAGCTGCTGTCCGAGGCGCGGGCGGCCGAGGAGCGGGTGGGGCGGGAGACGGACCGGGTCCTGCGGGAACACCTGGAGAGCCGCGAGGAGTTGCAGGCGCACATGACGCACGTGCGGAATTCGCTGGCGGCGCTGACGGGGCGCGTGACGGCGGGCCCGGCGGGGGACTGA